One window of Novosphingobium sp. 9U genomic DNA carries:
- a CDS encoding DUF885 domain-containing protein → MRTRTILLTGIACLTLGACTTAQVPPPNASAEAPVAPAANRLAWKDFVQATIDRWFALDPATAIYQGDHRFDGKLPDWSDAGLATRVAFLRSVVTDAGAYTGLSAQDAMERDNLVAYTRRELFWIAEADRPHRNPAWYIDGGLDPNVYVSREYADKPTRMRAMISFFNAIPAAAANIRANLRTPLPASFIKHGISGFGGFAEYYRGDARTAFADVKDPALQAEFKASSEKAGQAMADLATWLKGQQATATQDFPLGADLFSRMLKETELVDLPLDQVEAIGRADLKRNQDALKLACAKYAPGKTIPQCFDKLNADKPADGPVEAARKQIPELTAFVRAKDIVTIPGTEQALVRESPPYNRQNSAYIDPPGPYEKGIPSIFYISPPDPAWSKQKQLDYIPGKNDLLFTSVHEVMPGHFLQFLHSNRAPSWIARIFVPYAYAEGWAHYAEEMMWDAGYGNGDPGVHVGQISNALLRDCRFLSAIGLHARGMTQAQSQAMFQNECYQVEGTAEQQAARGTYDPAYLNYTLGKLMIRKLRDDWTATRGGKAAWKQFHDTFLGFGGAPIPLIRQTMMNEPEPRAVF, encoded by the coding sequence ATGAGAACCAGAACCATCCTGCTGACCGGCATCGCCTGCCTAACGCTCGGCGCTTGCACGACCGCGCAAGTGCCGCCGCCAAATGCCAGCGCCGAGGCACCGGTGGCGCCAGCTGCCAACCGGCTCGCGTGGAAGGACTTCGTGCAGGCGACGATCGACCGCTGGTTCGCGCTCGACCCCGCCACCGCGATCTACCAGGGCGATCACCGCTTCGACGGCAAGTTGCCCGACTGGAGCGATGCCGGCCTTGCCACCCGCGTGGCCTTCCTGCGCTCTGTGGTGACCGACGCCGGCGCCTACACCGGACTTTCGGCGCAGGACGCGATGGAGCGCGACAACCTGGTCGCTTACACTCGGCGTGAGCTGTTCTGGATCGCCGAGGCAGACCGGCCGCATCGCAACCCGGCTTGGTACATCGACGGCGGCCTGGACCCGAACGTTTACGTCAGCCGCGAGTACGCCGACAAGCCGACCCGCATGCGCGCGATGATCTCGTTCTTCAACGCGATCCCCGCGGCCGCCGCCAACATCCGCGCCAACTTGCGCACGCCGCTGCCCGCCAGTTTCATCAAGCACGGTATCTCCGGCTTCGGCGGTTTCGCCGAGTATTATCGCGGAGATGCGCGCACCGCATTCGCCGACGTCAAGGACCCCGCGCTACAGGCCGAGTTCAAGGCTTCTTCGGAGAAGGCCGGTCAGGCGATGGCGGACCTCGCCACCTGGCTCAAGGGCCAGCAGGCCACCGCCACGCAGGACTTCCCGCTCGGCGCGGACTTGTTCTCGCGCATGCTCAAGGAGACCGAACTGGTCGACTTGCCGCTCGACCAAGTGGAGGCGATCGGCCGCGCAGACCTCAAGCGCAACCAGGATGCACTGAAGCTCGCCTGCGCGAAGTACGCGCCCGGCAAGACCATCCCGCAGTGCTTCGACAAGCTGAACGCCGACAAGCCTGCGGACGGTCCGGTAGAGGCCGCGCGCAAGCAGATCCCCGAGCTCACCGCCTTCGTGCGTGCCAAGGACATCGTGACCATCCCCGGCACCGAACAGGCGCTCGTACGCGAAAGTCCGCCCTACAACAGACAGAACAGCGCCTACATCGATCCGCCGGGGCCGTACGAGAAGGGCATCCCGTCGATCTTCTACATCTCACCGCCCGACCCGGCGTGGTCGAAGCAGAAGCAGCTGGACTACATTCCGGGCAAGAACGACCTGCTGTTCACCAGCGTGCACGAGGTCATGCCGGGGCACTTCCTGCAGTTCCTGCACTCGAACCGCGCGCCTTCGTGGATCGCGCGCATCTTCGTGCCTTACGCTTACGCAGAGGGCTGGGCGCACTACGCTGAGGAGATGATGTGGGATGCCGGATACGGCAACGGCGATCCCGGCGTCCACGTCGGCCAGATCTCCAACGCGCTGCTGCGGGACTGCCGCTTCCTGTCTGCAATCGGCCTCCATGCCCGCGGCATGACCCAGGCGCAGTCTCAGGCGATGTTCCAGAACGAGTGCTATCAGGTCGAAGGCACCGCCGAGCAGCAGGCCGCGCGCGGCACCTACGATCCGGCCTACCTCAACTACACGCTGGGCAAGCTGATGATCCGCAAGCTGCGCGATGATTGGACCGCGACCCGCGGTGGCAAGGCGGCGTGGAAGCAGTTCCACGACACCTTCCTGGGCTTTGGCGGCGCGCCGATCCCGCTGATCCGCCAGACGATGATGAACGAACCGGAACCCCGCGCGGTTTTCTAA
- the typA gene encoding translational GTPase TypA encodes MSAPLPLRNIAIIAHVDHGKTTLVDQLFRQSGTFRDNQRVEERAMDSNDLEKERGITILAKPTSIEWNGYRINIVDTPGHADFGAEVERILSMVDGVILLVDSSEGAMPQTKFVTGKALGLGLKPIVVVNKIDRPDGRHAEVLDEVFDLFVSLDANDEQLDFPTLYASGRNGYASTDPDAREGTLTPLFEKIVEHVPAPEADVDGPFKFLVTLLDRDNFLGRILTGKVQSGRIKLNDQIRALDNDGNVVETGRASKLLAFHGLDRIPVEEAKAGDIISIAGLTTATVSNTIADPSVTDPLHAQPIDPPTLSMRFAVNDSPMAGREGSKVTSRMIRDRLAREAETNVAIRVTESADKDSFEVAGRGELQLGVVIETMRREGFELGISRPRVLFGEDANGKKTEPYETVVIDVDDEYSGTVVEKMNIRKGEMTDMRPSGGGKTRITFSAPSRGLIGYHGEFLSDTRGTGIMNRLFEKYDAHKGPIPGRKNGVLISNGAGEANAYALGPLEERGVLFVGVGEPLYEGMIIGENAKPDDLEVNPMKSKQLTNFRSTGKDDAIRLTPPRVMTLEQAIAYIDDDEMVEVTPKSIRLRKAILDPNERKKASRKKDAA; translated from the coding sequence ATGTCAGCCCCGCTTCCGCTGCGCAATATCGCGATCATCGCGCACGTCGACCATGGCAAGACCACGCTCGTCGACCAGCTTTTCCGCCAGTCCGGCACCTTCCGCGACAACCAGCGCGTCGAAGAACGCGCGATGGATTCGAACGATCTCGAAAAGGAGCGCGGGATCACGATTCTCGCGAAGCCGACCTCGATCGAGTGGAATGGCTATCGCATCAACATCGTCGACACCCCCGGCCACGCCGACTTCGGTGCCGAAGTGGAGCGCATCCTCTCGATGGTCGACGGCGTGATCCTGCTCGTCGATAGCTCGGAAGGCGCGATGCCGCAGACCAAGTTCGTCACCGGCAAGGCGCTGGGCCTGGGCTTGAAGCCGATTGTCGTGGTCAACAAGATCGACCGTCCCGACGGCCGCCACGCCGAAGTGCTAGACGAGGTATTCGACCTGTTCGTCAGCCTTGATGCCAATGACGAGCAGCTGGACTTCCCGACGCTCTACGCTTCGGGCCGCAACGGCTATGCCAGCACCGATCCCGACGCGCGCGAAGGCACGCTGACGCCCCTGTTTGAAAAGATCGTCGAGCACGTTCCGGCGCCTGAGGCCGACGTCGATGGCCCGTTCAAGTTCCTGGTGACGCTGCTCGATCGCGACAACTTCCTCGGCCGCATCCTGACCGGCAAGGTCCAGTCGGGCCGCATCAAGCTGAACGACCAGATCCGCGCCCTCGACAACGACGGCAACGTCGTTGAGACCGGCCGCGCCTCCAAGCTGCTCGCCTTCCACGGCCTGGATCGCATCCCCGTCGAGGAAGCCAAGGCCGGCGACATCATCTCGATCGCGGGCCTGACCACCGCCACGGTGTCGAACACGATCGCCGATCCGAGCGTAACCGATCCGCTCCACGCGCAGCCGATCGATCCGCCGACGCTGTCGATGCGCTTTGCCGTCAACGATTCGCCGATGGCGGGCCGTGAAGGCAGCAAGGTGACCAGCCGCATGATCCGCGACCGCCTCGCGCGCGAAGCCGAGACCAACGTCGCCATTCGCGTCACCGAAAGCGCCGACAAGGACAGCTTCGAAGTCGCCGGCCGTGGCGAGCTTCAGCTGGGCGTCGTCATCGAGACGATGCGCCGCGAAGGCTTCGAGCTGGGCATCAGCCGCCCGCGCGTGCTGTTCGGTGAAGACGCGAACGGCAAGAAGACCGAGCCGTACGAGACCGTGGTGATCGACGTGGACGACGAGTACTCGGGCACGGTCGTCGAGAAGATGAACATCCGCAAGGGTGAGATGACCGACATGCGTCCGAGCGGTGGCGGCAAGACCCGCATAACCTTCTCGGCACCCTCGCGCGGCCTGATCGGCTACCACGGCGAGTTCCTGTCGGACACCCGCGGCACCGGCATCATGAACCGCCTGTTCGAGAAGTACGACGCGCACAAGGGTCCGATTCCGGGGCGCAAGAACGGCGTCCTGATCTCCAACGGCGCCGGCGAAGCGAACGCCTATGCGCTCGGCCCCTTGGAAGAGCGTGGCGTGTTGTTCGTCGGCGTCGGCGAGCCGCTCTACGAAGGCATGATCATCGGTGAAAACGCCAAGCCCGACGATCTTGAAGTGAACCCGATGAAGTCCAAGCAGCTGACGAACTTCCGTTCGACCGGCAAGGACGACGCCATCCGCCTGACGCCGCCGCGCGTGATGACGCTGGAGCAGGCGATCGCCTACATCGACGACGACGAGATGGTCGAAGTCACGCCGAAGTCGATCCGCCTGCGCAAGGCGATTCTCGATCCCAACGAGCGCAAGAAGGCCAGCCGCAAGAAGGACGCTGCGTAA
- a CDS encoding glycosyltransferase family 1 protein, with amino-acid sequence MDTADLRIALFSGNYNYVRDGANQALNRLAGYLLDQGAAVRIYSPTVANPAFEPTGDLVGVRALPIPGRGEYRMPLWLPRKVRKDLRDFAPNVVHVSSPDPVSHEAVSWARKHELPVLASVHTRFETYFRYYNMAWAEPLMEAFLRRFYRRCDALVAPSESMAQVLREQRMNYDITIWSRGVDREVFNPDVRSLEWRRSLGIGDDEIAIGFLGRLVMEKGLDVFSDTIDALRRRGVPHKVLVIGEGPAREWFESRLPGAAFVGFQAGADLGRAVASMDVLFNPSVTETFGNVTLEAMACALPVVAAAATGSESLVEDHVSGRLIRPGAVHQFAEALRGYVENAELRARHGAAGERRALDFSWDRINQAVADTYLRLVRRKPGRG; translated from the coding sequence ATGGACACTGCCGACCTGCGCATCGCCCTGTTTTCGGGCAATTACAATTATGTTCGGGACGGAGCGAACCAGGCACTTAATCGCCTTGCGGGCTACCTGCTCGACCAAGGCGCGGCGGTGCGGATCTACTCGCCGACAGTTGCGAACCCCGCGTTCGAGCCGACCGGCGATCTGGTCGGCGTACGGGCGCTGCCCATCCCGGGCCGGGGTGAATACCGCATGCCGCTGTGGCTGCCGCGCAAGGTGCGCAAGGACCTCAGGGACTTCGCGCCCAATGTGGTGCACGTCTCCTCGCCCGACCCGGTCAGCCACGAGGCAGTGAGCTGGGCACGCAAGCATGAGCTGCCCGTGCTCGCCTCGGTGCACACGCGGTTCGAGACCTATTTTCGGTATTACAACATGGCTTGGGCAGAGCCACTGATGGAGGCGTTCCTGCGTCGCTTCTATCGCCGCTGCGACGCCCTTGTCGCCCCGTCCGAAAGCATGGCGCAAGTGCTGCGCGAGCAGCGGATGAACTACGACATCACGATCTGGTCGCGCGGTGTCGACCGCGAGGTGTTCAATCCCGACGTGCGCTCGCTCGAGTGGCGGCGCTCGCTCGGCATCGGCGACGACGAGATTGCGATCGGCTTCCTGGGGCGCCTGGTCATGGAGAAGGGCCTCGACGTCTTCTCGGACACCATCGACGCCCTTCGTCGGCGCGGCGTGCCGCACAAAGTGCTGGTGATCGGCGAAGGCCCTGCGCGCGAGTGGTTCGAGAGCCGGTTGCCGGGCGCCGCGTTCGTTGGCTTCCAGGCGGGCGCTGACCTCGGCCGCGCCGTCGCCAGCATGGACGTGCTGTTCAACCCCTCTGTCACCGAGACGTTCGGCAACGTCACTTTAGAGGCGATGGCGTGCGCCCTGCCCGTCGTCGCCGCGGCCGCGACCGGGAGCGAGAGCCTGGTCGAGGACCACGTCTCGGGCCGCCTCATCCGGCCCGGCGCAGTGCACCAGTTCGCCGAGGCACTGCGCGGCTATGTCGAGAACGCCGAGCTGCGTGCCCGCCATGGCGCTGCCGGCGAGCGCCGCGCGCTGGACTTCAGCTGGGACCGGATCAACCAGGCCGTCGCCGATACCTACCTGCGTCTGGTCCGCCGCAAGCCTGGGCGCGGTTAA
- a CDS encoding outer membrane protein — translation MHARSTMTAIAFGLAALAAVPAMAQDRDAHFDGPYIGGFVGTAANGNYNGRGLVFDNDGDGRYDDTVTTAAGANAFSPGFCNGRANSARAADGCRGDKDGLEYGGRIGYDRRMNNFVLGGLIEGSKNESIDRATGFSTTPASYTVERKLDYSVAARLRAGYTPGGGALFYVTGGASLAKINHRFLTTNGLNSFDENRDGKTRFGWQAGGGGEIMVTNNVSLGVEYLYNRYKDNKYNVSVGRGTAPANNPFLIGGAGGTNIKVADKDFDYHSLRATVGFHF, via the coding sequence ATGCACGCACGTTCGACAATGACGGCCATCGCATTCGGGCTGGCCGCCCTCGCTGCTGTCCCGGCCATGGCCCAGGATCGCGATGCCCACTTCGATGGCCCCTATATCGGCGGCTTCGTCGGCACCGCGGCGAACGGCAACTACAATGGCCGGGGTCTGGTGTTCGATAACGATGGCGATGGCCGCTATGACGATACCGTCACCACCGCCGCCGGCGCCAACGCCTTCTCGCCCGGGTTCTGCAACGGCCGTGCGAACTCGGCGCGCGCCGCCGACGGGTGCCGCGGAGACAAGGACGGCCTCGAGTACGGCGGGCGCATCGGCTACGATCGCCGCATGAACAACTTCGTTCTGGGCGGCCTGATCGAAGGCAGCAAGAACGAGTCGATCGACCGCGCCACGGGCTTCAGCACTACGCCCGCGAGCTACACGGTCGAGCGCAAGCTGGACTACAGCGTCGCTGCCCGCCTGCGCGCCGGCTACACGCCTGGCGGCGGAGCGCTGTTCTACGTCACCGGTGGTGCCAGCCTGGCGAAGATCAACCACCGCTTCCTCACCACCAACGGCTTGAACTCGTTCGACGAGAACCGCGATGGCAAGACCCGCTTCGGCTGGCAGGCCGGCGGCGGCGGCGAGATCATGGTGACCAACAACGTCAGTCTGGGTGTCGAGTACCTGTACAACCGCTACAAGGACAACAAGTACAACGTGTCCGTGGGCCGGGGTACCGCGCCGGCAAACAACCCGTTCCTGATCGGCGGCGCCGGTGGCACCAACATCAAGGTCGCGGACAAGGATTTCGACTACCACTCGCTGCGCGCGACGGTCGGTTTCCACTTCTAA
- a CDS encoding replication-associated recombination protein A, producing the protein MADLFADDLPAQPAHARGEPARADAPLADRLRPQNLGEVIGQEHLTGPEGAIGRMVAAGRLSSMVLWGPPGTGKTSIARLLADAVGMRFAAVSAVFSGVAELRKVFAEADTAAKAGQRTLLFVDEIHRFNRAQQDGFLPYVERGTVTLVGATTENPSFELNAALLSRAQVLILHRLDAIALEALLTRAEGLEGPLPVTTEAREALVASADGDGRFLLNQAETLYAAKLPEPLDPAALGQFLQRRVAVYDKDREGHYNLISALHKSLRGSDPQAALYYMSRMLTAGEEPLYVLRRLVRFASEDIGLADPQALVQCLAAKDAYEFLGSPEGELAIVQACLYLATAPKSNAAYVAQKAAFKSARETGSLMPPASILNAPTKLMKDIGYGKDYAYDHDTDDGFSGADYWPEEMQPQAYYKPVARGFERQVIERMEWWDKKRRERRGD; encoded by the coding sequence ATGGCCGATCTCTTCGCCGACGACTTGCCCGCGCAGCCCGCACACGCCCGAGGCGAGCCGGCGCGTGCGGACGCCCCCCTTGCCGACCGCCTGCGCCCGCAGAATCTGGGCGAGGTGATCGGGCAGGAGCATCTGACCGGTCCCGAAGGCGCGATCGGCCGCATGGTGGCGGCGGGCCGCCTGTCCTCCATGGTGCTGTGGGGGCCGCCTGGCACCGGCAAGACCAGCATCGCGCGCCTGCTCGCCGACGCGGTGGGCATGCGCTTCGCCGCGGTCAGTGCGGTGTTCTCGGGCGTCGCGGAATTGCGCAAGGTCTTCGCCGAAGCCGACACCGCGGCCAAGGCGGGGCAGCGCACCCTGCTGTTCGTGGACGAGATCCATCGCTTCAACCGCGCGCAGCAGGACGGTTTCCTGCCTTATGTAGAGCGCGGTACCGTGACGCTGGTGGGCGCCACCACTGAGAACCCCAGCTTCGAGCTGAACGCCGCGCTGCTCAGCCGCGCGCAAGTGCTGATCCTGCATCGGCTCGACGCCATCGCACTGGAGGCACTGCTGACCCGCGCCGAAGGCCTGGAAGGACCGCTGCCCGTCACCACGGAGGCGCGCGAGGCACTGGTCGCCTCGGCCGATGGCGATGGGCGGTTCCTGTTAAACCAGGCCGAGACGCTCTATGCCGCCAAGCTGCCCGAGCCGCTCGATCCCGCCGCGCTCGGCCAGTTTCTGCAGCGCCGTGTGGCGGTCTATGACAAGGACCGCGAGGGGCACTACAACCTGATCTCGGCGCTGCACAAGTCGCTGCGCGGTTCGGACCCGCAGGCCGCGCTCTACTACATGTCGCGAATGCTGACCGCTGGTGAGGAGCCGCTCTACGTGCTGCGCCGCCTGGTGCGCTTCGCCAGCGAGGACATCGGCCTCGCCGACCCGCAGGCGCTGGTGCAGTGCCTTGCCGCCAAGGATGCGTACGAATTCCTGGGCTCTCCCGAAGGCGAGCTGGCGATCGTCCAGGCCTGCCTCTATCTCGCCACCGCACCCAAGTCGAACGCGGCCTATGTGGCGCAAAAGGCCGCCTTCAAGTCCGCTCGCGAGACCGGTTCGCTGATGCCGCCCGCCAGCATCCTCAACGCGCCGACCAAGCTGATGAAGGACATCGGCTATGGCAAGGATTACGCCTACGACCACGACACGGACGACGGTTTCTCCGGCGCGGACTACTGGCCCGAGGAGATGCAGCCGCAGGCCTACTACAAGCCGGTCGCGCGCGGCTTCGAGCGCCAGGTGATCGAGCGCATGGAATGGTGGGACAAGAAGCGGCGCGAGCGGCGGGGGGATTGA
- a CDS encoding molybdenum ABC transporter ATP-binding protein, which produces MSLELDIVIARGERIVTAAIQAGNGLTALFGPSGAGKTSVLDAVAGLVTPQSGRIAVCEQVLFDRANGVNLAPEQRACGYVFQDNRLFPHRSVRENLLFGWGLVPPERRWMEPGDAVAFLGIEHLLDRMPRHLSGGEAQRVAIGRALLSGPRVLLMDEPLASLDAARREEIMRVIERVRDELRIPILYVSHDRAEVERLADQVVTLPGW; this is translated from the coding sequence ATGAGCCTTGAACTCGACATCGTCATCGCGCGCGGAGAGCGAATAGTCACGGCTGCGATCCAAGCCGGGAACGGCCTCACCGCGCTGTTCGGCCCCTCGGGCGCGGGCAAAACCAGCGTGCTCGATGCCGTTGCCGGTCTGGTCACGCCCCAAAGCGGGCGCATCGCAGTCTGCGAACAAGTGTTGTTCGACCGTGCCAACGGGGTGAACCTTGCGCCCGAACAGCGCGCCTGTGGGTACGTGTTCCAGGACAACCGGCTTTTTCCACATCGTTCCGTGCGAGAGAACCTGCTGTTCGGCTGGGGCCTCGTGCCGCCGGAACGCCGGTGGATGGAGCCTGGCGATGCGGTCGCGTTTCTTGGCATCGAGCACTTGCTCGATCGCATGCCGCGGCATCTCTCGGGAGGCGAAGCCCAGCGCGTGGCCATTGGACGGGCGCTGCTCTCGGGCCCCCGCGTGCTGCTGATGGACGAGCCGCTCGCATCGCTCGACGCCGCGCGGCGTGAGGAAATCATGCGGGTGATCGAGCGCGTGCGCGACGAATTGCGCATACCCATCCTGTACGTCAGCCATGACCGTGCCGAAGTCGAGCGCCTGGCCGACCAGGTCGTCACCTTGCCGGGCTGGTGA
- a CDS encoding phospholipase D family protein, whose product MRRLKAFKLPPHRAVPATHADLDTALTTLGREVDSRGPDDDELTGLKLLRDGKDAFAARVLLARSAERTLDVQYYIWHDDLSGSLLLDELEAAAERGVRVRLIVDDIGTARLDARLACLDAHANFEVRLYNPCAVRWPKPINYLFDFKRLNCRMHAKSFTVDSQATILGGRNIGDEYFAARQKGQFADLDVLAVGAVVPEVSLAFDAYWNGAQVRPVGSLVGRVSARKRRKVERARVRMATSQRADRYREAVRSRKLFGEMIDGTVTMTWACAKLVNHDYAADGARDGATDLRALMPAGLTMPESQLEIISGYFVPTARGTAELGDLARRGVRVRVLTNSFAATDVGFVHTGYAPCRLPLLKAGVRLFEMPAPDDKPKTARKFVRTRSASARALREEGRSLHAKTIGVDGRQVYIGSANFDPRSAHLNTEMGLLIESPELAADLAKSFERDIAENVYCLGLTPEGEVCWTDARDDDPEPETTEPSTNPISRALVSLLSKLPIERYL is encoded by the coding sequence GTGAGACGCCTGAAGGCCTTCAAGCTGCCGCCGCATCGCGCGGTGCCGGCGACCCATGCCGATCTCGACACCGCGCTCACGACGCTCGGCCGCGAAGTCGACAGCCGCGGCCCCGACGATGACGAACTTACCGGCCTGAAGCTGCTGCGCGACGGCAAGGACGCCTTTGCTGCACGCGTGCTGCTGGCGCGATCGGCGGAGCGGACGCTCGATGTGCAGTACTACATCTGGCATGACGACTTGTCCGGCTCGCTGCTGCTTGACGAGCTGGAAGCGGCCGCCGAGCGCGGGGTGCGGGTGCGGCTGATCGTCGACGACATCGGCACCGCCCGGCTCGACGCGCGCCTCGCCTGCCTCGACGCGCATGCCAACTTCGAAGTGCGTCTCTACAATCCGTGCGCCGTGCGCTGGCCCAAGCCGATCAACTACCTGTTTGACTTCAAACGCCTGAACTGCCGGATGCATGCCAAGAGCTTCACGGTAGACAGCCAGGCAACGATCCTGGGCGGTCGCAACATCGGCGACGAATACTTCGCCGCGCGCCAGAAAGGCCAGTTCGCGGATCTCGACGTGCTGGCGGTCGGCGCCGTCGTGCCGGAGGTTTCGCTTGCGTTCGACGCTTATTGGAACGGGGCGCAAGTGCGTCCGGTCGGCAGCCTCGTCGGGCGTGTGTCCGCGCGCAAACGCCGGAAGGTCGAGCGGGCCAGGGTGCGCATGGCGACCAGCCAGCGGGCGGATCGCTACCGCGAAGCCGTCCGCTCCCGCAAGCTGTTCGGCGAGATGATCGACGGCACCGTGACGATGACCTGGGCGTGCGCCAAGCTCGTCAACCACGACTACGCGGCTGACGGCGCTCGCGATGGTGCCACCGATCTGCGCGCGCTCATGCCCGCCGGGCTCACCATGCCAGAGAGCCAGCTGGAGATCATCTCCGGCTACTTCGTGCCGACGGCGCGTGGCACGGCGGAGCTTGGCGACTTGGCGCGGCGCGGCGTTCGGGTGAGGGTGCTCACGAACTCCTTCGCCGCCACCGATGTCGGCTTCGTCCATACCGGCTATGCGCCGTGCCGGCTGCCGCTGCTAAAGGCGGGCGTCCGCCTGTTTGAAATGCCGGCGCCGGACGACAAGCCCAAGACCGCGCGCAAATTCGTGCGCACACGATCGGCCAGCGCTCGGGCGCTGCGGGAGGAAGGCCGCAGCCTCCACGCCAAGACGATCGGCGTGGATGGGCGCCAAGTCTACATCGGCTCGGCCAACTTCGATCCGCGTTCCGCCCACCTCAACACCGAAATGGGCTTGCTGATCGAGTCGCCCGAGCTGGCAGCGGATCTCGCCAAATCGTTCGAGCGCGACATCGCCGAGAACGTCTACTGCCTGGGCCTGACACCTGAGGGCGAAGTCTGCTGGACCGACGCGCGCGACGACGATCCCGAGCCCGAAACCACCGAGCCCAGCACCAACCCGATCAGCCGAGCCCTGGTGTCATTGCTCTCCAAGCTGCCGATCGAGCGCTACCTCTAG
- a CDS encoding hemerythrin domain-containing protein, translating into MSLLDKIAAAVTPMASQEDRAEARRKAEQLSQGDDWLGQILDHHRQIESAFGQALNAAGAGERRAAATELGGILMAHANAEEAVIYPSLVEGSSKARATMAYEEQAAAKINMAILENLDPMSQEWRDKLEHIQGAVLQHVYQEESSWFPDVIQNVPLEKQQAMTKRYAEEFGRYDRGSSGGGNQPAHLSEIA; encoded by the coding sequence ATGTCCCTTCTCGATAAGATTGCCGCCGCCGTCACACCGATGGCCTCGCAGGAAGACCGTGCCGAGGCTCGCCGCAAGGCCGAGCAATTGTCTCAGGGCGATGACTGGCTCGGCCAGATCCTCGACCACCACCGCCAGATCGAATCCGCTTTCGGCCAGGCGCTTAACGCCGCCGGGGCCGGGGAGCGCCGCGCCGCCGCTACCGAGTTGGGCGGCATCCTGATGGCCCATGCCAATGCCGAAGAGGCGGTGATCTACCCCTCTCTCGTCGAGGGCAGCAGCAAGGCGCGCGCGACCATGGCATACGAGGAGCAAGCTGCCGCCAAGATCAACATGGCGATCCTCGAAAACCTCGACCCGATGAGCCAGGAGTGGCGGGACAAGCTGGAGCACATCCAGGGCGCAGTGCTGCAGCACGTCTACCAGGAAGAGAGCAGCTGGTTCCCCGACGTGATCCAGAACGTGCCGCTGGAAAAGCAGCAAGCCATGACGAAGCGCTACGCCGAGGAGTTCGGCCGCTACGATCGCGGCAGCAGCGGCGGCGGCAACCAGCCGGCACACCTATCCGAAATTGCCTGA